The nucleotide window GCTCGACAACACCTTTCTGGTGATCCCCAACGGGACGATCCGTGAACGCGACGTGATCAACTACTCGGCCGAGGATCTCCGGACACGGCTCACGCTCGACGTGCTGGTGCCCTACGAGTGCGATCTCGCCGAGGCACGATCCCGTATCGAACGGGCGGCCCGCGAGGACGACATCGTCATCGGCGGCGGGCCGGACATCCGCATCGGCAGCGCGCGCTATCCGGCCGCACCGACCTGCTACATCGACGAATACGCCGACAACGGCGTCTCGCTGCGGCTTCGGTACTGGGTGAAAGAGCCCTACAAGCTCACGGCAGTGCGCTCGCGCGTCCAAGAGAATATCTGGGAGGCGTTCGAGGCCGCCGACATCGGCTTCCCGTACCCCCATCGACAGGTGGTCTTCGACGAGCCGGACGATGCCGGGATCACGGAGCGACCGCGCTGAGCCACGGATTGCGCTCTCCCTGCCAACTCAGCGGTTAGTCGGCCGACGCGGTGACGACCCGACAATCGAGCTGTTCGCGCAGGAAGTCGGCGACGTCGGGTTCGTCGATGAGTCGATCGACCATCCGCCGCCAGCGGCTGGTCTGTTTGCGGCCGATGACGACGATATCGGCGTCCTCCAGGGCGATCTCGTCGAGGATCGTTTCCTCAACCAGGAATCCCGGTCGGACGGCGTAGCGCGTGTTCGACAGCGGGCCGAA belongs to Halococcus qingdaonensis and includes:
- a CDS encoding universal stress protein gives rise to the protein MTLVVVPVRYPLSEHSRRTLKTAIDVADEHDAALSVLHIDLYHSSKRVTQSALKNAVEEAFGPLSNTRYAVRPGFLVEETILDEIALEDADIVVIGRKQTSRWRRMVDRLIDEPDVADFLREQLDCRVVTASAD